In a genomic window of Pseudoglutamicibacter albus:
- a CDS encoding NmrA family NAD(P)-binding protein, whose protein sequence is MYIIAGVTGRVGSVTARRLLDAGADVRVLVRRQIDAEAWTAQGAETRVVELSDQTALSDALEGATGVFALLPFDLTADDLDAHADALIASISGAVVNRRVPHVVMLSSGGADLAEGTGPIVGLHRLERALLTTGAVVTALRSGHFQEKVVDVVGVARDSGVYPVFAASAEAPIPMIATRDIGVAAAQMLLSPPARSESVDIVGPAYSERDVARVLGTALGRELHVATMPEDTWIEVLVNAGFRPHIAESLAELYRADEQGLLAPRGDRIIRGESSLEVTIDRLLTSGLG, encoded by the coding sequence ATGTACATCATCGCTGGGGTCACAGGAAGGGTCGGATCGGTCACTGCACGAAGGCTGCTGGATGCCGGTGCCGACGTGCGTGTTCTGGTGCGCCGCCAGATAGATGCGGAAGCGTGGACAGCGCAGGGTGCCGAGACCCGCGTCGTGGAGCTGAGCGACCAGACGGCGTTGAGCGACGCGCTTGAGGGAGCGACCGGGGTCTTCGCGCTGCTGCCGTTCGATCTGACCGCCGACGACCTCGATGCGCACGCCGATGCCCTGATCGCTTCGATCAGCGGCGCGGTCGTGAATCGACGGGTTCCGCACGTCGTCATGCTGTCCTCGGGCGGGGCGGATCTGGCCGAGGGTACCGGTCCGATCGTGGGGTTGCATCGGCTCGAGCGGGCGCTGCTCACCACTGGTGCCGTGGTGACGGCCCTGCGTTCGGGGCACTTCCAGGAGAAGGTCGTCGACGTGGTCGGCGTCGCTCGTGACAGTGGCGTCTACCCGGTGTTCGCAGCGTCAGCCGAGGCGCCGATTCCCATGATCGCCACTCGCGACATCGGTGTCGCCGCGGCCCAGATGCTGCTCTCCCCGCCAGCTCGCAGCGAGAGCGTCGATATCGTCGGCCCTGCCTACTCGGAACGCGATGTCGCCAGGGTGCTCGGTACCGCCCTCGGGCGCGAGCTGCACGTTGCGACGATGCCCGAGGACACCTGGATCGAGGTACTGGTCAATGCGGGATTCCGTCCGCATATTGCCGAGAGTCTCGCCGAACTGTACCGGGCTGACGAGCAAGGGTTGCTTGCCCCGCGCGGAGACCGCATTATCCGTGGGGAGTCGAGCCTCGAGGTCACGATCGATCGTCTGCTCACCTCCGGCTTGGGGTGA
- a CDS encoding IS481 family transposase, whose protein sequence is MTHRNSPLSVEGRRRLVERCKTRPIAHVAAEMGISRATASKWVHRHREFGEVGLLDRSSTPKQSPTATPNVVVREVERMRREHKWSAARITFELEQVGIQISRRTVSRILTDLQLNRRRFIDPTGESNREARKIVARCPGHMVHLDVKKVVRIPDGGGWRAHGKDSPEARAVARTKTRGTRAGYVYLHSAIDGYSRLAYTEALPNEQAATAVAFLARARAWFAAHGITHIERIVTDNGSCYRASAFADALAGSRHQRITPYTPRHNGKIERYNRILAEEFLYARTWTSEDERANALERWNLHYNYHRPHGAADGQPPATLVPIRVNNVLASYT, encoded by the coding sequence ATGACTCACCGCAACTCGCCACTGTCAGTCGAGGGACGTCGGCGGCTGGTCGAGCGTTGCAAGACCCGGCCGATCGCTCACGTGGCAGCTGAGATGGGAATCTCCCGCGCTACCGCGTCAAAGTGGGTCCATCGCCATCGTGAGTTCGGTGAGGTCGGTCTGCTCGACCGCTCATCGACGCCTAAGCAATCCCCGACAGCCACCCCCAACGTCGTTGTTCGCGAAGTCGAACGCATGCGGCGCGAGCACAAGTGGTCAGCGGCTCGGATCACGTTCGAGCTCGAACAGGTCGGCATTCAGATCAGTCGGCGCACGGTGAGTCGCATCCTCACCGACCTGCAGCTCAACCGGCGCCGCTTCATCGACCCGACCGGGGAAAGTAACCGCGAAGCGAGGAAGATTGTCGCTCGGTGCCCCGGCCACATGGTTCACCTGGACGTCAAGAAGGTCGTCCGAATCCCCGATGGCGGCGGATGGCGGGCTCATGGCAAGGACAGCCCGGAAGCTCGCGCCGTCGCGCGGACGAAAACCCGCGGCACGCGAGCCGGCTACGTCTACCTCCACTCAGCGATTGACGGCTACTCACGCCTCGCGTACACCGAGGCTTTGCCGAACGAGCAGGCCGCGACGGCCGTTGCGTTCCTCGCGCGAGCGCGGGCATGGTTCGCGGCTCATGGCATCACGCACATCGAACGGATCGTGACCGACAACGGATCCTGTTACCGCGCCTCAGCGTTCGCCGATGCACTGGCCGGGTCGCGGCACCAACGGATCACGCCCTACACGCCCCGCCACAACGGAAAGATCGAGCGGTACAACCGGATCCTTGCCGAAGAGTTCCTCTATGCACGGACATGGACCTCAGAAGACGAACGCGCCAACGCCCTCGAGCGCTGGAACCTGCACTACAACTACCACCGCCCGCACGGTGCCGCGGACGGTCAGCCGCCGGCCACGCTCGTGCCAATTCGCGTCAACAACGTCCTGGCCTCATACACTTAG
- a CDS encoding heavy metal-responsive transcriptional regulator, with the protein MRIGELAEAAGTTAKTLRFYEEQGLLPAAERTASGYRDYDPEAATRIDFIHRGQAAGLTLAQIKQILDIRDGGEIPCGHVRDLLDVRLKDIERQISDLVSLRDNVAALRDAAAEPEPETCNADEVCRYL; encoded by the coding sequence ATGAGGATCGGCGAACTCGCCGAGGCGGCCGGCACCACCGCCAAGACCCTGCGGTTCTACGAGGAGCAGGGCCTGCTTCCCGCGGCCGAGCGCACCGCGTCGGGATACCGCGACTACGATCCGGAAGCAGCGACTCGGATCGACTTCATCCACCGCGGCCAGGCTGCCGGACTTACCCTCGCGCAGATCAAACAGATCCTCGACATCCGCGATGGAGGCGAGATTCCCTGCGGCCACGTCCGGGACCTCCTAGACGTTCGTCTGAAGGACATTGAGCGCCAGATCTCGGATCTCGTCTCCCTCCGCGACAACGTTGCCGCCCTCCGCGACGCAGCCGCAGAACCCGAACCCGAGACCTGCAACGCCGACGAGGTCTGCAGGTACCTGTAG
- a CDS encoding TlpA family protein disulfide reductase, translated as MTLTRTRRATLSVAGLLLAGSLALTACGNTDATPAADAGTPAAVTSIDGQMVSLPASGKPTAVFFFSVGCGECVEGVRSLGEAATAAEKSGAGASFLAVDMDPGESKETIEGFMEYVDAEHVPAAIDEGAALSQRFDVAALSTLIVIDGDGKVTFRATEPDAKTITAELVKAGA; from the coding sequence ATGACGCTTACCCGCACCCGCCGCGCGACCCTCTCGGTCGCCGGCCTCCTGCTTGCAGGCTCCCTGGCTCTGACCGCCTGCGGAAACACCGACGCCACACCAGCCGCAGATGCGGGCACGCCAGCGGCGGTTACTAGCATCGACGGCCAGATGGTCAGCCTGCCCGCCAGCGGGAAGCCGACCGCGGTGTTCTTCTTCTCCGTCGGCTGCGGCGAATGCGTTGAAGGCGTCCGCTCCCTCGGCGAGGCCGCCACCGCTGCCGAGAAGTCGGGTGCTGGGGCGAGCTTCCTCGCCGTCGACATGGACCCCGGCGAGTCCAAGGAGACCATCGAGGGATTCATGGAGTACGTCGACGCCGAACACGTCCCGGCCGCCATAGACGAGGGTGCCGCCTTGTCCCAGCGATTCGACGTTGCCGCCCTGTCCACCCTCATCGTCATCGACGGCGACGGCAAGGTGACCTTCCGTGCCACCGAGCCCGACGCGAAGACGATCACCGCCGAACTCGTCAAGGCCGGAGCCTGA
- a CDS encoding Cmx/CmrA family chloramphenicol efflux MFS transporter, giving the protein MPFSLYLLALVVFAMGTSEFMLAGLVPDISTHFGVSLGTAGLLTSAFAAGMMIGAPAMAALTRRLPVNGTLLGCVIVFALSHVVGALTPDFTVLFVTRVIAAIVNAGFLAVALGAATQLVAPDAKGRAVAVLLAGTTVATVAGVPAGALLGTALGWQSTFWAIAFLCVPAAIGIAAGFTTRTDSSSREDPSSTSLRVELAQLASPRLVLTMLLAALVNAGTFATLTFLAPIVTETASLSQWWVSVALVLFGVGSFIGVTVAGRLSDARPRVVIVGGGSVLVLGWLALAIFATNPVALLGLVFAQGVLGFAVGSTLITRVLYAAAGAPTMAGSYATAALNVGAAVGPVLAAAALSVTPGALGPVWVAVFATATALLLAVPLLRLIAPVESEAVK; this is encoded by the coding sequence ATGCCTTTCTCTCTCTATCTTCTTGCCCTGGTGGTCTTCGCCATGGGTACTTCCGAGTTCATGCTCGCTGGCCTCGTGCCCGACATCTCCACTCACTTCGGCGTTTCCTTGGGGACTGCTGGCCTTCTGACCTCGGCATTCGCCGCAGGGATGATGATCGGCGCACCTGCGATGGCCGCGCTCACTCGTCGCCTCCCCGTGAACGGGACACTCCTGGGTTGCGTGATCGTGTTCGCGCTGTCCCATGTCGTAGGCGCACTCACGCCGGACTTCACTGTTCTGTTCGTCACGCGCGTGATCGCCGCGATCGTCAATGCGGGCTTTTTGGCGGTCGCGCTGGGAGCGGCGACGCAACTCGTGGCACCGGACGCCAAAGGTCGGGCCGTGGCGGTTCTGCTGGCGGGTACCACCGTCGCCACCGTCGCCGGTGTCCCCGCGGGCGCTCTGCTTGGTACGGCACTCGGTTGGCAGTCGACGTTCTGGGCGATCGCTTTTCTCTGCGTCCCCGCTGCGATCGGCATCGCCGCGGGCTTCACCACTCGAACTGACAGCTCATCAAGGGAGGATCCGTCCTCGACGTCGCTGCGGGTGGAGCTGGCGCAGCTTGCCTCCCCGCGCCTCGTCTTGACGATGCTGCTCGCTGCCCTGGTGAATGCCGGGACCTTTGCCACACTGACCTTCCTCGCGCCGATCGTTACGGAGACCGCCAGTCTGAGCCAGTGGTGGGTGTCGGTGGCGCTTGTGCTCTTCGGCGTCGGTTCCTTCATCGGTGTCACCGTTGCGGGACGGCTCTCGGATGCCCGACCTCGCGTCGTCATCGTGGGCGGTGGAAGTGTTCTTGTGCTCGGGTGGCTCGCTTTGGCGATATTCGCGACGAACCCCGTTGCCCTGCTCGGTCTCGTTTTCGCTCAGGGAGTGTTGGGCTTCGCTGTCGGGAGCACGCTGATCACGCGAGTGCTCTATGCGGCGGCGGGTGCGCCCACCATGGCCGGGTCATACGCGACAGCGGCGCTCAACGTGGGCGCAGCCGTCGGTCCCGTACTTGCCGCTGCCGCACTCAGCGTTACGCCGGGCGCGCTCGGGCCGGTTTGGGTGGCCGTCTTCGCGACCGCAACGGCATTGCTGCTCGCAGTTCCGCTTCTTCGACTGATTGCACCTGTCGAGAGCGAAGCGGTCAAGTGA
- a CDS encoding anthrone oxygenase family protein → MTIVFDCIFTSVLVAGVVTNGLLAGVFFAFSCAINPGFRHIDDRSYVGAFRAINGVILNGWFLSVFLVAPLTAVAGAILAVGREDVSAFGWLVVGAACSVLSFGITAAGNVPLNRALDRAPADTAQRLRDTRKGFEAPWNRWNHTRTVLSTGALVTLVIAASGQS, encoded by the coding sequence GTGACGATTGTGTTCGACTGTATTTTCACGTCCGTGCTTGTCGCCGGTGTCGTCACCAACGGACTGCTGGCCGGGGTGTTCTTCGCGTTCTCCTGTGCGATCAACCCCGGCTTCCGACACATCGACGATCGCAGCTACGTCGGAGCCTTTCGCGCCATCAACGGGGTAATCCTGAACGGCTGGTTCCTCAGCGTTTTCCTCGTCGCACCACTCACTGCCGTCGCAGGCGCGATCCTGGCCGTCGGCCGAGAGGACGTCTCGGCTTTCGGATGGCTCGTCGTGGGCGCTGCCTGCTCGGTGCTCTCCTTCGGCATCACTGCCGCCGGGAACGTGCCGCTGAACCGCGCGCTCGACCGGGCACCCGCAGACACGGCACAGCGGCTCCGCGACACGCGCAAGGGTTTCGAGGCTCCCTGGAACAGATGGAACCACACCCGAACCGTCTTGAGCACTGGCGCACTCGTAACGCTGGTGATCGCCGCATCCGGTCAGAGTTGA
- the srmL gene encoding PheS-related mystery ligase SrmL: MAYADYLTPEQLCRALDLRDLTDPAQGEHAIQALLSAVVASLEYTWGSTIRYVRSSPIVSITANYDRLGYARGDVTRARRYTRYISPTAMLRSHMSAELPTALEAYAGCGDVDELIVAPGLVYRRDAVDRSHVGEPHQVDLWRIRSTPDTRDEDMLDMIEELVDAVLPGAEWRITEADHPYTVGGRQIDVRHDGEWLELAECGRIHPEVLRGSGLDPEQWSGLALGMGLERALMLRKAIPDIRYLRAADPRIAEQMLTLEPWQHVSSLPPARRDISVVVTDEEDEETLGDRIRTALGDDTDLIETVAVLSRTEHENLPETARARLGTRPGQVNVLLRIVLRPIDRTLTADQANSIRNTIYRAVHEGPVMELI, translated from the coding sequence ATGGCTTATGCCGATTACTTGACCCCTGAACAACTCTGCCGCGCCCTCGACCTCCGGGATCTCACCGATCCCGCCCAGGGCGAGCATGCCATCCAAGCTCTTCTGAGTGCCGTCGTCGCAAGCCTCGAATACACCTGGGGCAGCACGATCCGGTACGTGCGCAGCTCTCCCATCGTCTCAATCACCGCGAACTACGACCGCCTCGGTTACGCCCGAGGCGACGTTACCCGCGCCCGCCGCTACACCCGATACATCAGCCCGACGGCCATGTTGCGCAGCCACATGAGTGCGGAGCTCCCCACCGCGCTGGAAGCCTACGCCGGCTGCGGAGATGTCGATGAGCTGATCGTCGCGCCGGGGCTCGTGTATCGACGCGACGCCGTCGACCGCAGCCACGTAGGAGAACCTCACCAGGTCGACCTCTGGCGCATCCGCAGCACACCAGACACCAGAGACGAGGACATGCTCGACATGATCGAAGAACTGGTCGATGCCGTTCTCCCAGGAGCCGAGTGGAGGATCACCGAAGCCGACCACCCCTACACCGTGGGCGGGCGTCAGATTGATGTTCGACATGACGGTGAATGGCTCGAACTCGCCGAGTGCGGACGCATTCACCCAGAGGTGCTGCGCGGCTCAGGGCTCGACCCCGAGCAGTGGTCGGGACTGGCGCTCGGGATGGGGCTCGAACGGGCGCTCATGCTGCGCAAGGCGATCCCGGACATCCGCTATCTGCGAGCCGCCGACCCGAGGATAGCCGAGCAGATGCTGACCCTGGAACCGTGGCAACATGTATCCTCGCTGCCACCGGCCCGACGTGATATCTCCGTAGTCGTCACGGACGAAGAGGACGAGGAGACCCTTGGCGATCGCATACGCACGGCGCTCGGTGACGACACTGACCTGATCGAGACCGTCGCAGTGCTCAGCCGTACCGAGCATGAGAACCTACCCGAGACCGCACGAGCGCGGTTGGGGACGCGGCCGGGGCAGGTCAATGTGCTGCTGCGGATCGTGCTTCGCCCGATCGACCGCACACTCACCGCAGATCAGGCCAACTCGATCCGCAACACGATCTACCGCGCCGTCCACGAGGGGCCGGTGATGGAACTCATCTGA
- the merA gene encoding mercury(II) reductase — protein MQSRYDLAIIGSGGAAFAAAIRATTLGKSVVMIERGTFGGTCVNTGCVPSKALIAAAEARQTAAEAGNRFPGIATTADDVDMPALISSKQDLVEELRGEKYVDVADAYGWQIRHGDAAFAGTPEAPVLEVTATDGAVETIDADHYLVATGASAWAPPIDGLEEAGYLTSTTAMELTKVPDSLLVLGGGYVALEQAQLFARLGSKVTLLVRSRLASKEEPEVSKALQEVFADEGIRVVRRAVPTHVARDDVRGQVVVTADISGGEQEFHAEQVLVALGRRPVTDGLNLDAVEVKTGDTGEIVVTDQLQSSNPRIWAAGDVTGHPEFVYVAAHHGNMVAENTFAGAERSVDHSRLPRVTFTSPAIGAVGMTEAQVLAAGIRCDCRVLPLDYVPRALVNRDTRGFIKIVANAETGEILGLTAVAKDAGELAAAGVHILGKTVTEVADAWAPYLTMTEGIRIAAKAFTTDISKLSCCA, from the coding sequence ATGCAGTCCAGGTACGACCTTGCGATCATCGGATCGGGTGGCGCCGCGTTCGCCGCCGCCATCCGCGCGACCACGCTCGGCAAGTCGGTGGTGATGATCGAGCGCGGCACTTTCGGCGGCACGTGCGTGAACACCGGCTGCGTGCCGTCGAAGGCGCTCATCGCCGCCGCTGAAGCCCGCCAGACCGCTGCCGAGGCGGGCAACCGTTTCCCGGGGATCGCCACCACAGCGGACGACGTGGACATGCCCGCGCTGATCAGCAGCAAGCAGGACCTCGTCGAGGAACTTCGGGGTGAGAAGTACGTCGACGTCGCCGACGCCTACGGCTGGCAGATCCGCCACGGCGACGCTGCGTTCGCCGGCACGCCAGAAGCGCCCGTTCTTGAGGTCACCGCGACTGACGGTGCGGTCGAGACGATCGACGCTGATCACTACCTGGTCGCCACCGGCGCCAGCGCATGGGCCCCACCGATCGACGGTCTTGAGGAGGCCGGCTACCTGACCTCGACCACGGCGATGGAGTTGACCAAGGTTCCCGACTCGCTGCTGGTGCTCGGCGGCGGCTACGTCGCCTTGGAGCAGGCCCAACTGTTCGCCCGGCTCGGGTCGAAGGTCACCCTGCTGGTTCGTTCCCGGCTGGCGTCGAAGGAGGAGCCGGAGGTATCCAAGGCGCTGCAGGAGGTCTTCGCCGACGAGGGCATCCGCGTGGTCCGCCGTGCGGTCCCGACCCACGTTGCCCGTGACGACGTCAGGGGCCAGGTTGTTGTCACCGCTGACATCTCCGGCGGCGAGCAGGAATTCCACGCCGAACAGGTCCTCGTCGCCCTCGGCCGCCGACCGGTCACCGATGGGCTGAACCTCGATGCGGTGGAGGTGAAGACCGGCGACACGGGCGAGATCGTGGTCACCGACCAACTGCAGTCCTCCAACCCCCGGATCTGGGCAGCCGGCGACGTGACCGGGCACCCCGAGTTCGTCTACGTCGCCGCCCACCACGGCAACATGGTCGCTGAGAACACGTTCGCTGGCGCTGAGCGGTCGGTGGACCACAGCCGGCTGCCGCGGGTGACCTTCACCAGTCCGGCGATCGGCGCGGTCGGGATGACCGAGGCCCAGGTGCTCGCTGCCGGGATCCGCTGCGACTGCCGCGTCCTGCCGCTGGACTACGTGCCCCGGGCGCTGGTCAACCGCGACACCCGCGGCTTCATCAAGATCGTCGCCAACGCTGAGACCGGCGAGATCCTCGGCCTCACCGCCGTCGCCAAAGACGCCGGCGAGCTCGCCGCCGCCGGTGTCCACATCCTCGGCAAGACCGTCACCGAGGTCGCCGACGCATGGGCGCCCTACCTGACCATGACCGAAGGCATCCGGATCGCCGCCAAGGCCTTCACCACCGACATCTCCAAGCTGTCCTGCTGCGCGTGA